CGGATTTCGACCGCAGCATGGAAAAGCCTCCGGCTTTCCCATGCTTCCCACAGGCCCGACTATCACTGAACAGAGGTGGGTTCCTTTTGCTTTATCACGGTGGGTCCCTTTTGCGTTGTCAAAACGACTTAATATCGGGATTGCTAACGCAACAGGCGAAATCATTATGCGAATGGACGCCCATAGTACGTATCCACCTAGTTATGTTTCGGGGCTCGTTGGGTGGCTTGAAAGGACCCACGCGGACAACGTCGGAGGGGTCTGGATTACCGTGCCGGCCAGGCAGACGCTTGTGGCCGAGGCCATTGCACTTGCCCTATCTAATCCGTTTGGCGTAGGCAATGCATGCTTTAGGATCGGAGTGAAAGAGCCCAGATGGGTTGATACGGTTCCGTTTGGTTGTTATAGAAGAGAGGTGTTTGACCATGTTGGAATGTTTGATGAACGACTAGTCCGTAACCAGGACATTGAATTCAACTCGCGCTTACGAGGGGCTGGCGGAAAGATTTTTCTTACGCCAGAGATATACTCGTACTACTACTGCCGCGTCGGCCTCTGGGGACTGTGGAAGCAAAACTTTCAGAATGGTCAGTGGAACATCTACACCATCGCTCTGACAGGATGGTCGCTCTCTTGGCGACATTTCTTGCCGCTCGGCTTCGTGGCTGGGCTGGTAGGCAGTGGCGGCTTGGCACTTGAATTCCCCACCTTCGTATGGTTGTTTGGAGCCATCGTTGTGGCCTACCTCGTGAGCGCAATGACCGCTGCTCTGGGAAGCTCCAAGGGGAGACATGCGAGTTTGCGGGTGCTGCTGCCGGTTGTATTCCTCGTGCTGCATTTGAGCTACGGCCTCGGCTCGCTGTGGGGAATCACGACGCTCGCTAGGGTGTGGCGCTATGGAAATTGAGGCGTTCTCATGGTTAAAGGATACTTGTGATGCCGCCGTTGGTTCAGATGTGTGCACATTTTGGAAGGGACGGGTAGCTCTTTATGCCATCTTGAAGGCCATGGGGGTACGGCGTGGGGATATCGTGTTAGTGCCCGGTTACACGTGTGTAGTCGTTCCAGCGGCAGTTCATTTCTTGGGTGCGAGTCCGCTCTACGTGGATATTGATCCCGAGACATACAACATCTCGATTAGGCAACTTGAGGCAACGGTCCAAGCGGATGCTGAAGGAAGCGTCAAGGCCGTTGTGCTCCAGCACACATACGGGCTTCCGGCTGATACTGCAGCGGTTGTCCAGTGGGCGGGGGAGCGTGGCATTGCAGTTGTCGAGGACTGCGCTCATGCCGTGGGCAGTCGCTATCGGGATGTTGCTGGGGAGTGGCGAGAGGTCGGGACGCTAGGGGATGCAGGCTTCTTCAGTGGACAGTGGTCAAAGCCGTTGACGACGGGCCTGGGAGGATGGGCCGTCGCGAGTAATCCGGAGGTGGCGGAGCGGATTCGAAAATTCCATGCGGTTGAGTGTGTTGCCCCCGCCACACAGGAAGTCGCGAGGTTGGCGGTACAGCTTCTTGCGTACCATGCGCTGGTGTGGCCGTCGCTTTACTGGATGGCCTTGAGAAGCTACCGACTGTTAGCACGGACCGGCCTGTTCGTGGGCTCCTCAACCGAAGGTGAACTGGCAGGTGTCATGCCCATCGATTATGCTAAGCGGATGTCCGGCCTTCAGAAATGGGTTGCTAGGAGGAAGATCGCGAATCTAAGCCGCGTGCTAGACCATCGGCGGAGGCTGAAGCGTCTGTATGATGATGCCCTTGTGGGAGCTGGTCTACCGATCTTCCGAATACCAGCATACGCCGACCCGATATTGCTTCGCTACCCGGTCCGGGTAGCGAATAAGGAGCGAGTTCTTGCCGAGGCGTGTCGACTCCACATCGAACTGGGAGACTGGTTTGACCATCCCCTTCACCCCAAGGGGGCCAATGTCGCAATTCTTGGGTGGCGGGACGGAATGTGTCCCGAGGGCGAGTGGGCGGCGCGGGAGGTGGTGAATTTTCCGATGCACTCGCGGATCGGGGAACGCGATGTCGAGCGTGCCGTGCGATTCCTGATGCCTTATGCGATCGGCTGACATGACATGATAAGATGAAAGTTAAGGCTTGGCTCGAATAGTTCGGCCGGAGATACAGTAAGGTTTAGCGATTGCAGGCGGAAGTTATCAAACGCTCCGTGATGGTCTAGATGAACCAAGTCCATGACAAGTCCATAAAGAAACGCCTTGCGGCTCTTCCCGGCGTTATTCCTCTGGTCCGAATCTTCAAAAATGTCTACTGGGGGCTTCGACATCGCCTTCGCCTCGGGACCTACAATCTCGATGGCGTTACTCACCTTCACAAGGGAGTCACAGAAAGCGTGGCCTATGTGGTCACCGTATTCGAGGACTATTTCAAATTTGGTAGCATCGAGAAACAGGCCTTCGAAGAGAAAGATATCCTTGAGATTGGACCAGGGGATTCCCTTGGCGTGGCCTTGATGATGGTCGGTCTAGGGGTAAAGCAGGTCGTCTGCATCGACAGATTCTTTACCTATCGTGATCCGGACAAAGAATATGCCATCCTGGCCGCGTTAGTGGAGGCCGCACCCCCGCTTGCCAAGGAAAGAATGAATCGTTGCCTCGGTAACAATTACGGCATTGTCGGAGATGCCATTCGCTATTTACCGGATGTCCCCATCGAGGAGGCAGTGGCCGCACTCGGAGAGGTTCGATTTGACTACATCATTTCCAGAGCGGTGCTCGAGCATGTGTACGATATCGAAGAAACGTACGCTTGCTGTAGGAAGCTGATCCGTGACGGCGGCCGAATGATTCATAAGGTAGATCTCCATAACCACTCCAGCATAGAGCTTCACCCTTTGCAATTTCTTACTTACAGCGAGGGTTTGTGGCGCCTGATGTCATCGAATATCAGCCGCGTCAACCGATGCCGTTGGCCACAGCACAGAGCTGCGCTTGAAAAGAACCGGTTTGTTATCGAAAAATTCGAACCGACGAAAATGCTCAGTTTATCGGAGGTCCAGTCCATCCGATCGAGACTACGCTCTCCCTTTCTCGAGATGACTGACGAAGATCTGAGTCTCAACGGTTTCTTCGTGGTCTGCCGAGCCGTGTAAAGTACCGCTAGTCCATCTGTGACTGATACCTAATGGA
This DNA window, taken from Candidatus Methylomirabilis limnetica, encodes the following:
- a CDS encoding glycosyltransferase family 2 protein encodes the protein MLPTGPTITEQRWVPFALSRWVPFALSKRLNIGIANATGEIIMRMDAHSTYPPSYVSGLVGWLERTHADNVGGVWITVPARQTLVAEAIALALSNPFGVGNACFRIGVKEPRWVDTVPFGCYRREVFDHVGMFDERLVRNQDIEFNSRLRGAGGKIFLTPEIYSYYYCRVGLWGLWKQNFQNGQWNIYTIALTGWSLSWRHFLPLGFVAGLVGSGGLALEFPTFVWLFGAIVVAYLVSAMTAALGSSKGRHASLRVLLPVVFLVLHLSYGLGSLWGITTLARVWRYGN
- a CDS encoding DegT/DnrJ/EryC1/StrS family aminotransferase; protein product: MEIEAFSWLKDTCDAAVGSDVCTFWKGRVALYAILKAMGVRRGDIVLVPGYTCVVVPAAVHFLGASPLYVDIDPETYNISIRQLEATVQADAEGSVKAVVLQHTYGLPADTAAVVQWAGERGIAVVEDCAHAVGSRYRDVAGEWREVGTLGDAGFFSGQWSKPLTTGLGGWAVASNPEVAERIRKFHAVECVAPATQEVARLAVQLLAYHALVWPSLYWMALRSYRLLARTGLFVGSSTEGELAGVMPIDYAKRMSGLQKWVARRKIANLSRVLDHRRRLKRLYDDALVGAGLPIFRIPAYADPILLRYPVRVANKERVLAEACRLHIELGDWFDHPLHPKGANVAILGWRDGMCPEGEWAAREVVNFPMHSRIGERDVERAVRFLMPYAIG
- a CDS encoding class I SAM-dependent methyltransferase — protein: MNQVHDKSIKKRLAALPGVIPLVRIFKNVYWGLRHRLRLGTYNLDGVTHLHKGVTESVAYVVTVFEDYFKFGSIEKQAFEEKDILEIGPGDSLGVALMMVGLGVKQVVCIDRFFTYRDPDKEYAILAALVEAAPPLAKERMNRCLGNNYGIVGDAIRYLPDVPIEEAVAALGEVRFDYIISRAVLEHVYDIEETYACCRKLIRDGGRMIHKVDLHNHSSIELHPLQFLTYSEGLWRLMSSNISRVNRCRWPQHRAALEKNRFVIEKFEPTKMLSLSEVQSIRSRLRSPFLEMTDEDLSLNGFFVVCRAV